In one Magallana gigas chromosome 9, xbMagGiga1.1, whole genome shotgun sequence genomic region, the following are encoded:
- the LOC105348531 gene encoding uncharacterized protein has product MMLSDVNLVKRTIIFFLVLNRISFVKPMTQRRGYMYAAVGTTTKVCPLGYTGRNCNFPCRYPSYGQDCQKKCNCEQLRCDHRTGCRGCPVGFIGTNCEVECRYPSFGFQCQQNCSCEEKRCNHMEGCRYGCPVGFIGTNCEVECRYPSFGFQCQQNCRCEEKRCNHMEGCRYYLTTNKMVTSTKIYTLTSTQDELEYTMSQVHGREHTFSSKEDIINNENKPALIPIITIVLSIFALILVCVYVSTFAVRPWPQETENNVLEIHRNSDQV; this is encoded by the exons ATGATGCTTTCGGACGTAAATTTAGTTAAACgaacaatcatattttttttagttttaaatcgTATTTCTTTTGTTAAACCAATGACTCAGCG TCGTGGATACATGTATGCAGCTGTGGGTACAACCACTAAAG tttgtcCATTGGGATACACAGGTCGGAACTGTAATTTTCCATGCCGGTATCCATCCTATGGACAAGATTGCCAGAAAAAATGTAATTGCGAACAACTACGCTGTGATCACAGAACGGGATGTAGAG GTTGTCCAGTTGGTTTTATTGGCACAAATTGTGAAGTAGAGTGTCGATATCCAAGTTTTGGTTTTCAGTGTCAACAAAACTGCAGTTGCGAAGAAAAGCGTTGTAACCACATGGAGGGATGCAGATATG gtTGTCCAGTTGGTTTTATTGGCACAAATTGTGAAGTAGAGTGTCGATATCCAAGTTTTGGTTTTCAGTGTCAACAAAACTGCCGTTGCGAAGAAAAGCGTTGTAACCACATGGAGGGATGCAGATATT ATTTGACGACGAACAAAATGGTTACGAGCACTAAAATATATACCTTAACATCCACACAGGATGAATTAG AATATACGATGTCGCAAGTTCACGGAAGAGAGCATACTTTTTCTTCGAAAgaagatataataaataatgaaaacaaacctGCCTTGATTCCAATAATAACCATCGTTCTCTCAATATTTGCTCTTATACTTGTGTGTGTTTATGTTTCAACGTTTGCGGTGAGACCTTGGCCGCAAGAAACTGAGAATAATGTTCTTGAAATCCACAGGAATTCAGACCAAGTGTAa